A stretch of the Simiduia curdlanivorans genome encodes the following:
- a CDS encoding sensor histidine kinase, with protein MTERVKKLKMFWSALVFGLCLLFVANSYQTYTSLNELSLNAARSSQTKEILQLASDTYFAVQSAELRLREYMIHDDPAHLDIYGKEITRISSLVDRLRASESEIPEQVLRFDELELLIKRHYRAASQVTLHKLQNDQPVSEVSEEQKRENVQEKQEAEALEITMSTSHNSLQMLSDLISAIEETEFERIQSLMDDSALRRQEISRTVLFANCLGIGFILIIAMLTSRSMRQHAEYAELLELRVQERTRELDLYAQELGRSNRELQSFAFVASHDLQEPLRKIRAFGDRLKDRYSEQLGDGADYVNRMQNAAARMSKLIEDLLAFSRVSTRIKPFEKIDLNHVLDGVLDDLQLKIEQAGASIQSDPLPQVWADATQMGQLFMNLIGNALKFVAKGETPQVHISVTEMMLDDLDQIPGYEIRITDNGIGFDEQYLDKVFSAFQRLHGREEYEGTGIGLAICRRIVERHGGSISAQSEPGKGATFIVRLPAQEGRQIIATESEAGL; from the coding sequence ATGACTGAGCGCGTGAAAAAACTAAAAATGTTTTGGTCTGCACTGGTGTTTGGCCTTTGTTTACTGTTTGTTGCCAATAGTTACCAAACTTATACCAGCCTGAATGAGTTGAGTTTGAATGCTGCGCGCTCTAGTCAAACAAAAGAAATTCTTCAGCTGGCCAGTGATACCTATTTTGCCGTGCAGTCTGCCGAGTTGCGTCTGCGCGAATATATGATCCATGACGATCCGGCGCACTTAGATATTTACGGCAAAGAAATTACCAGAATTTCCAGCTTGGTGGATCGCCTGCGCGCGAGTGAATCGGAAATTCCCGAGCAGGTTTTGCGGTTTGACGAGTTGGAGCTGCTGATAAAGCGCCACTACCGAGCGGCTTCTCAGGTGACCTTGCACAAGCTTCAAAATGATCAGCCTGTTAGTGAGGTTAGCGAGGAGCAGAAACGCGAAAACGTACAGGAAAAACAAGAGGCGGAAGCTCTAGAGATCACCATGTCTACCAGCCACAATAGCTTGCAGATGTTGTCGGACTTAATCAGTGCCATTGAAGAGACGGAATTCGAGCGCATCCAGTCACTGATGGACGATAGCGCGCTGCGGCGTCAAGAGATTTCACGCACGGTTTTGTTTGCTAATTGCCTGGGCATAGGTTTTATTCTCATCATTGCCATGCTCACCAGCCGCTCCATGCGTCAGCACGCCGAGTATGCGGAGCTGCTTGAGCTACGCGTTCAAGAGCGCACGCGCGAGTTGGATCTATACGCCCAAGAGCTAGGCCGGAGTAACCGCGAATTACAAAGTTTTGCCTTTGTCGCCTCCCATGATTTACAAGAGCCGTTGCGCAAAATTCGAGCCTTTGGCGATCGTTTGAAAGATCGTTATAGCGAGCAACTGGGTGACGGTGCCGACTATGTGAATCGCATGCAAAATGCCGCTGCGCGCATGTCCAAATTGATTGAGGACCTGCTGGCTTTTTCTCGGGTTAGCACGCGTATTAAGCCGTTCGAAAAAATTGATTTAAACCATGTGCTCGACGGTGTACTGGACGACCTACAGCTTAAAATTGAGCAAGCCGGCGCCAGTATCCAATCTGACCCACTACCACAGGTGTGGGCCGATGCAACGCAAATGGGGCAGTTGTTCATGAACCTCATAGGCAATGCACTTAAGTTTGTTGCCAAGGGCGAAACGCCACAGGTACACATAAGTGTTACAGAAATGATGCTGGACGATCTTGACCAAATCCCTGGCTATGAAATTCGCATAACCGATAACGGCATTGGTTTTGACGAACAGTATTTAGATAAAGTGTTTAGTGCTTTCCAGCGTCTACACGGACGCGAGGAATATGAAGGTACAGGTATCGGCTTGGCAATTTGCCGCCGAATTGTCGAGCGCCATGGCGGTAGCATTTCCGCGCAAAGTGAACCGGGCAAGGGTGCAACATTTATCGTTCGCCTACCGGCGCAAGAAGGTCGGCAAATAATAGCTACAGAATCCGAAGCCGGCTTATAG
- a CDS encoding sigma-54-dependent transcriptional regulator — protein sequence MHRVLLVDDDESFTRATKALIEHLGFKVDTAGDVKSARDYLTRFKYHTLLLDLMLPEGSGFDVIEGLPIDRTPDQIAFVTGHSAIKSMVKHMAGPDVTYLIKPIDLSQLQTLLAPKKTAVDAGYEYHFGSLVGESEPMQALYEVINRVAKTGANVLIQGESGTGKELVAQAIHAASGAQGPLVAANCGAISAELIGSELFGHEKGAFTGAVARKPGLFERANHGALFLDEVTEMPLEQQPNLLRVLETGKVTRLGGTEELTVDCRVISATNRSHNELAQGQYLREDIYFRLAVFPIELPPLRQRKSDIPLLCQAFLDQLNEQHGTAFSLDQASMDTLCRYDWPGNVRELRHALHRAFILSDQANPHLSLPAQLGSPFANSAARNTNADTEPREEQTGGSDLAVGTTIEAMERELINNTLAAVDGDKPKAAELLGISLKTLYNRLKQYKQEAL from the coding sequence GTGCACCGCGTTCTATTAGTTGATGACGATGAGAGCTTTACCCGTGCAACCAAGGCGCTTATTGAGCACCTCGGCTTTAAAGTCGATACCGCAGGTGATGTAAAGAGTGCCCGGGATTATTTAACTCGCTTCAAATACCACACATTACTGCTCGATCTTATGTTGCCAGAGGGCAGCGGCTTTGACGTGATTGAAGGCTTGCCTATTGACCGAACGCCCGATCAGATTGCCTTTGTTACCGGTCACAGCGCGATAAAGTCTATGGTCAAACACATGGCTGGGCCGGATGTTACTTACCTTATTAAACCGATAGATCTATCGCAATTACAGACCCTATTGGCACCCAAAAAAACCGCGGTCGATGCGGGCTATGAATACCACTTTGGCAGCCTGGTGGGAGAGTCGGAGCCCATGCAGGCGTTGTATGAAGTGATTAACCGGGTTGCTAAAACCGGCGCCAACGTTCTGATTCAAGGCGAAAGCGGCACCGGTAAAGAGTTGGTGGCACAGGCCATACACGCAGCTTCCGGGGCCCAAGGCCCGCTCGTAGCGGCCAATTGCGGCGCCATTTCCGCAGAGCTGATTGGCAGTGAACTGTTTGGCCACGAGAAAGGCGCGTTTACCGGTGCCGTGGCTCGCAAGCCCGGCTTATTTGAGCGCGCCAACCATGGTGCGTTGTTTCTCGATGAAGTGACGGAAATGCCCTTGGAGCAGCAGCCCAATTTACTGCGTGTTTTGGAAACGGGTAAGGTCACCCGCTTGGGTGGCACCGAAGAACTGACGGTCGATTGCCGGGTTATCTCGGCCACCAACCGCAGCCACAACGAGCTAGCGCAGGGGCAGTATCTGCGCGAAGATATTTATTTTCGCCTCGCCGTTTTCCCCATTGAATTGCCACCGCTGCGCCAGCGAAAGAGTGACATTCCACTGCTGTGTCAGGCGTTTCTCGATCAATTAAATGAGCAACATGGCACAGCCTTCAGCCTCGATCAGGCGTCCATGGACACCCTATGTCGCTACGACTGGCCGGGTAACGTGCGCGAGCTGCGGCATGCCTTACACCGGGCCTTTATCTTATCCGATCAAGCTAACCCGCATTTATCGCTGCCGGCGCAGCTGGGTTCGCCCTTTGCCAATTCCGCTGCGCGCAACACTAACGCAGACACCGAACCTAGGGAAGAGCAAACCGGCGGCTCAGACCTAGCCGTAGGCACCACGATAGAAGCCATGGAGCGCGAGCTGATTAACAACACCCTTGCGGCCGTGGATGGCGACAAGCCGAAAGCAGCCGAGTTGTTGGGTATTAGCTTGAAAACCTTGTACAACAGGCTTAAGCAATACAAGCAGGAGGCCCTATGA
- a CDS encoding DUF748 domain-containing protein has product MFYANAKVTLLGEFNPTTKLPTFDLDLSLANVPVEDLGPLIEFHTPFDLEAGRANLVIEVKSEQGLVQGYARLGIEDLSLFSVEQDVLNDGDNPLLLTAEAVRDLVADALENGSAEQIATRARLYGELNDLHTPVLPALWGI; this is encoded by the coding sequence TTGTTCTACGCTAATGCTAAAGTCACATTGCTTGGCGAGTTTAATCCTACTACGAAATTGCCCACTTTTGATCTCGACCTTAGCTTGGCGAATGTTCCGGTTGAGGATTTAGGCCCGCTCATTGAATTTCATACGCCCTTCGATCTGGAGGCCGGGCGCGCTAACCTGGTCATTGAGGTTAAGTCTGAGCAGGGGCTGGTGCAGGGCTATGCGCGACTTGGCATTGAGGATTTGTCACTATTTAGTGTTGAGCAAGACGTGCTCAATGATGGCGATAACCCGCTCTTGTTAACGGCAGAGGCCGTCAGAGATCTAGTAGCTGACGCCCTTGAAAATGGAAGCGCCGAACAAATTGCTACCCGCGCGCGGCTTTACGGCGAGCTTAACGACCTGCACACACCGGTTCTGCCGGCGCTTTGGGGGATTTAG
- a CDS encoding MgtC/SapB family protein, with amino-acid sequence MSFDVDLVYFHFTQLGIAFVLALPVALNRELNDKGAGLRTFPLVAIASCAFILVGVDIFEQADAQARVVYGVITGMGFIGGGAIVKHAGRVGGTATAAGLWNTGAIGVSVAYSRYEIALVLSVISFFIFQFSGLLKPAVTPESESTNDD; translated from the coding sequence ATGAGCTTCGATGTAGATCTCGTTTATTTTCACTTTACCCAGCTCGGCATTGCATTTGTCTTGGCGCTGCCGGTTGCGCTGAATCGGGAGTTGAATGATAAGGGCGCAGGGCTGAGAACCTTTCCGCTGGTTGCCATCGCGTCTTGTGCGTTTATCTTGGTGGGCGTGGATATTTTTGAACAAGCGGATGCACAGGCGCGTGTAGTGTACGGTGTGATAACCGGGATGGGCTTTATCGGCGGTGGCGCCATAGTCAAGCACGCGGGCCGAGTAGGTGGGACCGCCACGGCTGCAGGCCTGTGGAATACCGGTGCGATTGGTGTGTCTGTTGCGTATAGCCGCTATGAAATTGCATTGGTTTTATCGGTTATTTCTTTTTTTATTTTTCAATTCTCTGGCCTGCTAAAACCGGCGGTTACGCCTGAGTCAGAGAGTACAAATGATGATTAG
- a CDS encoding mechanosensitive ion channel family protein produces MKQILFVKKRAESIVIGVLLGSIVVFWSAFSAAQETSSSASQVPQEQQASLEQTLPEELSRAEVDDIITLLESETARTDFVNKLKAISTLKPEPMGQALSVSELLDLEQSSSELVARYNALLDALGMTDNQFGAMAVSVAMVLLLLICAKANSWLAALLDQRLNGLRRKFFLDARRLAMLSGWLRAVGYAIAFSLSYAGLAEIWSLSAMLPSGTLSYSGLLDLVLTFSLLIFLYVVVWELLNATIEYYLHSAGRMADERVDTMLPIIQKVIFFILAILFGLIALSELGLDIMPLLAGAGVFGIAIGFGAQTLVRDFLVGFIIIFEDLLQIGDVVQLGDRKGMVEKITIRKVQLRNLDGTVHTVPFSELSVVDNFTKEYSYYLMDIGVAYKEDIDQVNACISSVSKELRADKDFEQLILDDVDVLGVDSFADSAVIIKARIKTQAKAKWRVGREFNRRLKYAFDQQGIDIPFPHRTLYFANALAHSEAAGEAQ; encoded by the coding sequence ATGAAACAGATTTTATTTGTTAAAAAACGAGCCGAATCTATCGTTATCGGTGTTCTATTGGGCAGCATTGTTGTTTTTTGGTCTGCTTTCAGCGCCGCACAAGAAACCTCATCCAGCGCCAGTCAAGTGCCGCAAGAACAGCAGGCGAGCCTAGAGCAAACGCTTCCGGAAGAGTTAAGCCGCGCCGAAGTAGATGACATTATTACCCTGCTAGAAAGCGAAACGGCGCGCACTGATTTCGTTAATAAACTTAAAGCAATATCCACGCTTAAGCCAGAGCCGATGGGTCAGGCGCTGAGTGTCAGTGAGCTGCTTGATTTGGAGCAGAGCAGCAGCGAGTTGGTGGCACGCTATAACGCGCTATTAGATGCGCTAGGCATGACCGATAATCAATTCGGCGCTATGGCTGTATCGGTAGCTATGGTATTGCTGCTTTTAATCTGTGCAAAAGCAAACAGTTGGCTGGCCGCCCTTCTCGATCAAAGGTTGAATGGCCTAAGGCGTAAATTCTTTCTCGATGCTAGACGCCTAGCCATGTTGTCGGGCTGGCTACGCGCTGTCGGTTACGCCATTGCCTTTTCTCTGTCTTATGCCGGCCTGGCGGAAATATGGTCGCTCAGCGCCATGTTGCCCAGTGGCACTTTATCCTACTCTGGGTTATTGGACTTGGTGCTGACATTTTCCTTATTAATTTTTCTGTATGTTGTCGTTTGGGAGCTACTGAACGCTACCATTGAATACTATTTGCACAGTGCTGGGCGAATGGCGGATGAGCGTGTTGATACCATGCTGCCCATTATTCAAAAAGTCATATTTTTTATCTTAGCGATTCTGTTCGGCCTAATAGCCTTGTCAGAGTTGGGCCTAGATATAATGCCGTTGCTCGCCGGTGCTGGCGTTTTTGGTATTGCCATTGGCTTCGGCGCGCAGACCTTAGTGCGTGATTTTCTTGTGGGTTTTATTATTATTTTTGAAGACCTCCTACAAATTGGCGACGTAGTGCAGCTGGGGGATAGAAAAGGCATGGTGGAAAAAATAACCATCAGGAAAGTGCAGCTGCGCAACCTCGATGGCACAGTGCACACGGTTCCGTTTAGTGAGCTGTCGGTAGTCGACAATTTTACCAAAGAATACAGTTACTATCTCATGGATATCGGTGTTGCCTACAAGGAGGATATCGATCAAGTTAACGCTTGTATTTCCAGTGTGTCGAAAGAACTGCGCGCGGATAAGGATTTCGAACAGCTTATTCTCGACGATGTAGACGTGCTCGGTGTCGATAGCTTCGCCGACAGTGCCGTTATTATTAAGGCGCGTATAAAAACCCAAGCCAAGGCCAAGTGGCGGGTTGGCCGGGAGTTCAACAGGCGCTTGAAGTACGCTTTCGATCAGCAGGGAATAGATATCCCTTTCCCGCACCGCACCTTGTATTTTGCCAACGCCTTGGCGCATTCGGAAGCAGCGGGAGAGGCACAATGA
- a CDS encoding DUF1328 domain-containing protein, with product MLTWVITFLILALIAGALGFGGIASFSFAAAKLFFFVFLVLFIVSLVAHLLTGRKTTLP from the coding sequence ATGTTAACCTGGGTAATCACCTTTTTAATCCTTGCTTTAATTGCTGGCGCACTGGGTTTTGGCGGTATCGCTAGCTTCTCGTTTGCCGCAGCAAAACTATTCTTTTTTGTTTTTCTCGTGCTATTTATTGTATCGTTGGTTGCACATCTTTTAACGGGACGAAAGACAACACTGCCATAA
- a CDS encoding PLDc N-terminal domain-containing protein, with the protein MDIQITGLLGLLIFIGDIWAILNIAQSKVTMGAKLLWVLLVLFLPLLGLIIWFFAGPKATAG; encoded by the coding sequence ATGGATATTCAAATTACCGGCTTACTTGGCCTGTTAATATTTATCGGCGATATCTGGGCAATTTTGAACATTGCTCAGTCGAAAGTCACGATGGGGGCAAAACTACTCTGGGTACTACTCGTGCTCTTTCTACCGCTATTAGGCTTGATCATTTGGTTTTTTGCCGGACCAAAAGCAACAGCAGGCTAA
- a CDS encoding phospholipase D-like domain-containing protein, translating into MTLTVSLGVPFLLLHIFLAGFSFSHLLLRKEDLRSAFAWLIVIAGLPFLGSLVYWIFGINRISRRAHKLMANRYALFARESDDQLDLVDASWQPQALAMQKLSGRLLCTSRQIEHFHTGDQAYPAMLNAIAKAKSSIYACFYNFDGDGESWRFIEAIGAAQQRGLDVRVVLDGLGVFASQADAVAGFRSAGVACELFNPPKLLPPRIHINLRNHRKLLVIDQAQAFTGGMNIVNGNVSTDARAASIDEFFAVEGRIVRQLLASFLADWSFSGGELEDNIALPEFSDEAGVLCRAIEDGPDKSEHLGLMALVGACTLAKEKIRLVSPYFIPPEPLVTAIQLAALRGVEVQILIPQAPDHRLMGWACEHALGRLLRPGIQVFQMPPPFMHSKLYVFDSYYCLFGSSNLDARSLKLNFEMLVEIYDQKFTKSMAEHIDKLVDQAIPLTLSQLRERSLWLRLRAAMTTLFAPYL; encoded by the coding sequence ATGACGCTAACTGTATCGCTCGGCGTACCTTTTTTACTTCTGCACATTTTTTTGGCAGGTTTTAGTTTTTCCCATCTTTTGCTGCGCAAGGAAGATCTGCGCTCCGCGTTCGCGTGGTTAATCGTTATTGCTGGCTTGCCGTTCTTGGGGTCACTCGTTTATTGGATCTTTGGCATCAATCGCATTTCCCGGCGCGCCCATAAACTCATGGCTAATAGGTATGCGCTATTCGCCAGAGAGAGCGACGATCAACTCGATTTGGTTGATGCGAGCTGGCAGCCGCAGGCGTTAGCTATGCAGAAGCTGAGTGGGCGCTTACTCTGTACCAGCCGCCAGATTGAACATTTCCATACTGGCGATCAAGCCTATCCCGCGATGCTCAATGCCATAGCGAAGGCGAAAAGCAGTATTTACGCCTGCTTTTATAATTTTGACGGCGACGGTGAAAGCTGGAGGTTTATCGAGGCTATTGGCGCCGCTCAGCAGCGGGGGCTTGATGTGCGGGTGGTGCTCGATGGGCTTGGCGTGTTTGCCAGTCAAGCAGATGCTGTGGCTGGCTTTAGATCGGCGGGCGTAGCGTGTGAATTGTTTAACCCGCCCAAGCTGTTGCCGCCGCGCATTCATATTAACTTGCGCAACCACAGGAAACTGTTGGTTATCGATCAGGCTCAAGCGTTTACTGGCGGAATGAATATTGTCAACGGCAATGTCAGTACCGATGCGCGCGCCGCTTCGATCGACGAGTTTTTTGCCGTAGAGGGCCGGATTGTCAGGCAGCTGCTGGCGTCTTTCTTGGCCGACTGGTCATTTAGTGGCGGCGAGCTTGAGGATAATATCGCGCTACCTGAATTCAGTGATGAGGCTGGCGTTTTGTGTCGGGCAATCGAAGATGGCCCCGACAAATCAGAACACCTAGGTTTGATGGCTTTAGTGGGGGCCTGCACCCTCGCGAAAGAAAAGATTCGGCTGGTTAGCCCGTATTTTATTCCGCCTGAGCCCTTGGTTACGGCAATTCAATTGGCGGCATTGAGAGGGGTAGAAGTACAGATTTTGATTCCGCAAGCGCCTGACCATCGCCTCATGGGTTGGGCCTGTGAGCATGCACTAGGTCGACTTTTACGCCCTGGCATACAGGTTTTTCAAATGCCGCCGCCATTTATGCATTCGAAGCTTTACGTTTTTGATAGCTACTATTGTTTGTTTGGTTCGTCTAACTTGGATGCTCGGAGTTTAAAGTTAAACTTCGAAATGCTAGTTGAGATTTACGACCAGAAGTTTACCAAGTCCATGGCAGAGCACATCGATAAGCTGGTTGATCAAGCGATACCGTTAACCCTCTCGCAGTTGCGGGAAAGATCGCTTTGGCTGCGGTTGCGAGCGGCGATGACAACGCTTTTCGCTCCCTATCTTTAA
- a CDS encoding BON domain-containing protein yields the protein MNKLTKTIGTLTLGVAMAASIPSIAVAGTDEGKGMTSESSVYFSNGWREGKIEAAVLFNEHLNPFEIDVEVGKNTAYLVGSVSSDIEKDLAEQVALSVEGIDKVENRLEIKPDAKQKTTKSERQQQDGKFVQAVKDATIAAEVKMKLLASEHVSGFDIDVDTENKVVVLEGDVSSDAAKDLAGRIAENVDDVKRVENHLKVVKS from the coding sequence ATGAACAAGCTAACGAAAACGATTGGTACATTGACCCTCGGCGTGGCGATGGCAGCGTCTATCCCAAGTATCGCCGTTGCTGGTACGGATGAGGGTAAGGGCATGACATCCGAGTCGTCGGTATACTTTAGTAACGGCTGGCGCGAAGGTAAAATTGAAGCAGCCGTATTGTTTAACGAGCATTTAAACCCGTTTGAAATTGATGTGGAAGTTGGAAAAAATACCGCCTATTTAGTGGGCTCGGTGTCTAGCGACATAGAAAAAGACTTGGCTGAACAGGTCGCCTTGAGCGTTGAAGGTATCGACAAGGTAGAGAATCGCCTTGAGATCAAGCCCGATGCCAAGCAAAAAACCACAAAGAGCGAGCGTCAGCAGCAAGACGGTAAGTTCGTTCAGGCCGTTAAAGACGCCACCATCGCCGCCGAAGTAAAAATGAAACTATTGGCCAGCGAACATGTGTCCGGATTTGACATAGACGTCGACACTGAAAATAAGGTTGTCGTGCTGGAGGGCGATGTGTCGAGCGATGCCGCTAAAGATTTAGCCGGGCGAATCGCGGAAAATGTCGATGACGTCAAGCGTGTGGAAAACCACCTTAAAGTTGTAAAAAGTTAA